In one window of Borrelia anserina Es DNA:
- a CDS encoding BMP family ABC transporter substrate-binding protein, whose product MLKNLCFMILFGFLFVSCFSSGESSSVIDKQVVMGVVAQSNFDDEGYLQSAFESAVKIRNEFGIKLVPKVLTPYPVEGKRLMTSDEVLAEDVYSLQKDGANLIWFISARFSDSAVRFSHENPNIYYGIIDPFNYNNVLIPKNFLAINFKSEEGAFLAGYLAAKMSKRNRIGFVTGVNVGYVERFLVGFRAGAFYANPKTRVILKRILDEMSKDNGRFVAERMYIDDGVDVIFPVMGPASLGVFDAAKRLGDGYYVVGVNRDQSYLAPGNVITSVIKDVGKVIYNFSLDVIKIRAFHGGRIIEMGIKDGVVDVVKDPSIIGNNLFDALTKIQTEIVNGTLIIPSTEYELDLLRTRL is encoded by the coding sequence TCAGGAGAATCTTCTTCTGTTATTGATAAGCAAGTTGTTATGGGAGTTGTGGCTCAAAGTAATTTTGATGATGAGGGTTATCTTCAAAGTGCTTTTGAGTCTGCTGTTAAAATAAGGAATGAGTTTGGAATTAAACTTGTTCCAAAGGTTTTAACACCTTATCCTGTTGAAGGTAAAAGATTGATGACATCTGATGAAGTGTTAGCAGAAGATGTTTATTCATTACAAAAGGATGGTGCCAATCTTATTTGGTTTATTAGTGCTCGTTTTTCTGATTCTGCAGTAAGGTTTTCTCATGAGAATCCGAATATTTATTATGGGATTATAGATCCTTTTAATTACAATAATGTTCTAATTCCTAAAAATTTTTTGGCTATTAATTTTAAATCTGAGGAAGGAGCGTTTTTAGCTGGATATCTTGCTGCTAAGATGAGTAAGAGAAATAGGATTGGATTTGTTACTGGCGTTAATGTTGGTTATGTCGAGAGATTTTTAGTTGGATTTAGGGCAGGAGCTTTTTATGCAAATCCCAAGACAAGAGTAATTTTAAAGAGAATTTTAGATGAAATGAGTAAGGATAATGGTAGATTTGTGGCTGAGCGTATGTACATTGATGATGGTGTTGATGTTATTTTTCCTGTAATGGGTCCTGCTTCGCTTGGTGTGTTTGATGCTGCAAAGCGTCTTGGAGATGGCTATTATGTTGTTGGAGTTAACAGAGATCAGTCGTACCTTGCACCTGGAAATGTTATTACTTCTGTGATTAAGGATGTAGGGAAGGTAATATATAATTTTTCGTTGGATGTTATAAAAATTCGAGCATTTCATGGTGGCAGGATCATTGAAATGGGAATTAAGGATGGTGTTGTAGATGTTGTTAAAGATCCTAGTATTATTGGTAATAATTTGTTTGATGCTCTTACAAAGATTCAGACTGAGATAGTTAATGGTACTCTTATTATACCTTCTACTGAATATGAACTTGATTTATTGAGAACAAGGTTATAG
- a CDS encoding BMP family ABC transporter substrate-binding protein — MGYEFSNFAIIVALESSEIKYAIIDPVYGSDLVIPENLLAITFRTEEGAFLVGYNII, encoded by the coding sequence ATTGGATATGAGTTTAGTAATTTCGCTATTATTGTTGCTTTAGAGAGTTCGGAGATTAAGTATGCAATTATTGATCCTGTTTATGGTAGTGATTTAGTAATTCCTGAGAACTTGTTAGCCATAACTTTTAGAACTGAAGAAGGAGCATTTTTGGTAGGCTACAATATTATTTAG